The Helianthus annuus cultivar XRQ/B chromosome 16, HanXRQr2.0-SUNRISE, whole genome shotgun sequence genome includes a window with the following:
- the LOC110924460 gene encoding F-box/FBD/LRR-repeat protein At1g13570 isoform X1, protein MHKAERMSLDRISTLPQPILEAILCHLSTKEAARTSILSREWRYKWTTIPKLELSHSVWCESASNQTSGIASSRRNRNMRCKSCYDMQHILLLRQGPIHELSFYIPEDDCLGLDPIMLHLSRNHPVKKLTLSNWDCYSSYKLPTSLFSFHHLTDLDINCLDINCLDLDHPQIFNGFGSLKTLCLRFVGISSKTLLCLLSNCPSLKTLTLLVGYADDKCTVNELFECLPMIEHLTTWPRVSRWLVLDLVLQVLPTSLIHLKDICFEQIFRVHGYGLAFLLVLIKCSPNLETIKLECDSDDDCEEYFVVWEEYSDVWLEHLNELEIACFSNSKPEMDFVKFILARSPKLKKVTIRSIVHRDQESKMLKTLLQAPRVSPVIITVR, encoded by the exons ATGCACAAAGCCGAACGAATGTCTTTGGATAGAATCAGCACGCTTCCTCAACCCATATTAGAAGCCATCCTTTGTCATTTATCAACTAAAGAGGCGGCAAGGACAAGTATTCTCTCAAGAGAGTGGAGGTACAAGTGGACCACTATTCCTAAACTAGAGTTGTCTCATAGCGTGTGGTGTGAGTCTGCCTCCAATCAAACATCCGGCATAGCAAGTTCAAGGAGAAACAGAAACATGCGGTGTAAATCTTGCTATGATATGCAACACATTCTGCTGCTGCGCCAGGGCCCAATACATGAGCTCAGTTTTTATATACCTGAAGATGATTGTTTGGGATTAGATCCAATAATGCTTCATTTGTCGAGGAACCATCCGGTCAAGAAACTAACACTTTCTAATTGGGATTGTTACAGTAGCTATAAATTACCTACATCTCTCTTCTCGTTTCATCACTTAACAGACCTTGATATCAATTGTCTTGATATCAATTGTCTTGATCTTGACCATCCACAAATATTCAATGGATTTGGGAGCCTTAAAACCTTATGCTTGAGGTTTGTAGGGATCTCTTCAAAAACTCTTCTGTGTCTTTTATccaattgtccatcacttaagacTTTGACTCTG CTTGTAGGTTATGCAGATGATAAATGCACCGTTAATGAGCTATTTGAGTGTTTACCAATGATTGAGCATCTAACTACTTGGCCTCGTGTCTCTCGG TGGCTTGTACTAGACTTAGTTCTGCAAGTGCTTCCAACCTCACTAATTCATCTCAAAGACATTTGTTTCGAACAAATATTTCGTGTTCACGGCTATGGGTTAGcttttcttcttgttttgatCAAATGCTCCCCGAACCTGGAGACAATTAAGCTAGAG TGTGATTCAGATGATGATTGTGAGGAATACTTCGTTGTATGGGAAGAATATTCAGATGTTTGGTTGGAGCATCTAAATGAATTAGAGATTGCATGTTTCAGCAACTCGAAGCCTGAGATGGATTTTGTGAAGTTTATCTTGGCTAGGTCACCCAAGCTGAAGAAGGTCACCATACGCAGCATTGTTCATCGGGATCAAGAGTCAAAGATGTTGAAAACTCTCTTACAAGCCCCACGCGTGTCACCGGTAATAATAACCGTTCGGTGA
- the LOC110923022 gene encoding F-box/FBD/LRR-repeat protein At1g13570, whose translation MKTRSMYKAERFVDRISTLPQSILDTILSLLPTEEAARTSILSTEWRYKWTTIPKLWFTLHKRTSELTSDIASTMKDMDMHDVYQVLLLRQGPIHEFALVMDDYWQHYHYFEFDVIILHLSRNHPVKKLRLDGLDGSEDIWSELPKCVFTLHHLTVSLDEFDGSENIWYKLPKSVFALHHLTDLYLCKFHIEHPSIFNGFGSLGSLCLIYVKISTQTLLHLLSNCPSLKNLNLNIDESGDKCTINELLLCLPVIKHLTLSGDVSQWLVLDSVTQELPTSLIHLKSLCLNQSCLSWGNGSALLLALIKCSPNLEDLHLEIECDLDFSAIKDKYSDVWLEHLNELGLCFGSNNLETEFVKFLLARSPKLKKVTILTAVDRKTESKMFKTLLRAPRASPNVIITKFNFLKK comes from the exons ATGAAAACTAGAAGTATGTACAAAGCTGAACGATTCGTAGATAGAATCAGCACGCTTCCTCAATCCATATTAGACACCATCCTATCGCTTTTACCAACTGAAGAGGCGGCAAGGACAAGTATTCTCTCAACGGAATGGAGGTACAAGTGGACCACTATTCCTAAACTTTGGTTTACTTTGCATAAAAGAACTTCTGAGCTAACATCCGACATAGCAAGTACAATGAAAGACATGGACATGCATGATGTATACCAAGTTTTGTTGCTGCGCCAAGGTCCAATACACGAGTTCGCCCTTGTTATGGATGATTACTGGCAACATTACCACTATTTTGAATTTGATgtgataatacttcatttgtcgaggaACCATCCTGTCAAGAAACTAAGACTTGATGGACTTGATGGATCAGAGGACATTTGGAGTGAATTACCCAAATGTGTTTTCACATTGCATCACTTAACGGTATCACTAGATGAATTTGATGGATCTGAGAATATTTGGTATAAATTACCCAAATCTGTTTTCGCATTGCATCACTTAACGGACCTCTATCTTTGTAAATTTCATATTGAGCATCCATCGATATTTAATGGCTTTGGTAGCCTTGGAAGCTTATGCTTGATTTATGTAAAGATCTCTACACAaactcttctacatcttttatccaattgtccatcacttaagaACTTGAATCTC AATATAGATGAATCGGGTGATAAATGCACTATTAATGAGCTACTCTTGTGTTTACCTGTGATTAAGCATCTGACTTTGTCTGGGGATGTCTCTCAG TGGCTAGTTCTAGACTCGGTTACGCAAGAGCTTCCAACCTCACTAATCCACCTCAAATCGTTATGTTTGAATCAATCTTGTCTTTCTTGGGGCAACGGATCAGCTTTACTTCTTGCTTTGATCAAATGCTCCCCGAACTTGGAGGATTTGCACCTAGAG ATAGAGTGCGATTTGGACTTCTCCGCCATAAAGGATAAATATTCAGACGTTTGGTTGGAGCATCTGAACGAATTGGGTCTCTGTTTTGGCAGCAACAATCTTGAGACGGAGTTTGTAAAGTTTTTATTGGCTAGGTCACCTAAGCTGAAGAAGGTGACCATACTCACTGCGGTAGATCGGAAAACAGAGTCGAAGATGTTTAAAACGCTCTTACGGGCCCCACGTGCGTCTCCCAACGTTATAATTACCAAATTTAATTTTCTTAAGAAGTAA
- the LOC110924460 gene encoding F-box/FBD/LRR-repeat protein At1g13570 isoform X2 yields the protein MHKAERMSLDRISTLPQPILEAILCHLSTKEAARTSILSREWRYKWTTIPKLELSHSVWCESASNQTSGIASSRRNRNMRCKSCYDMQHILLLRQGPIHELSFYIPEDDCLGLDPIMLHLSRNHPVKKLTLSNWDCYSSYKLPTSLFSFHHLTDLDINCLDINCLDLDHPQIFNGFGSLKTLCLRFVGISSKTLLCLLSNCPSLKTLTLLVGYADDKCTVNELFECLPMIEHLTTWPRVSRWLVLDLVLQVLPTSLIHLKDICFEQIFRVHGYGLAFLLVLIKCSPNLETIKLEMMIVRNTSLYGKNIQMFGWSI from the exons ATGCACAAAGCCGAACGAATGTCTTTGGATAGAATCAGCACGCTTCCTCAACCCATATTAGAAGCCATCCTTTGTCATTTATCAACTAAAGAGGCGGCAAGGACAAGTATTCTCTCAAGAGAGTGGAGGTACAAGTGGACCACTATTCCTAAACTAGAGTTGTCTCATAGCGTGTGGTGTGAGTCTGCCTCCAATCAAACATCCGGCATAGCAAGTTCAAGGAGAAACAGAAACATGCGGTGTAAATCTTGCTATGATATGCAACACATTCTGCTGCTGCGCCAGGGCCCAATACATGAGCTCAGTTTTTATATACCTGAAGATGATTGTTTGGGATTAGATCCAATAATGCTTCATTTGTCGAGGAACCATCCGGTCAAGAAACTAACACTTTCTAATTGGGATTGTTACAGTAGCTATAAATTACCTACATCTCTCTTCTCGTTTCATCACTTAACAGACCTTGATATCAATTGTCTTGATATCAATTGTCTTGATCTTGACCATCCACAAATATTCAATGGATTTGGGAGCCTTAAAACCTTATGCTTGAGGTTTGTAGGGATCTCTTCAAAAACTCTTCTGTGTCTTTTATccaattgtccatcacttaagacTTTGACTCTG CTTGTAGGTTATGCAGATGATAAATGCACCGTTAATGAGCTATTTGAGTGTTTACCAATGATTGAGCATCTAACTACTTGGCCTCGTGTCTCTCGG TGGCTTGTACTAGACTTAGTTCTGCAAGTGCTTCCAACCTCACTAATTCATCTCAAAGACATTTGTTTCGAACAAATATTTCGTGTTCACGGCTATGGGTTAGcttttcttcttgttttgatCAAATGCTCCCCGAACCTGGAGACAATTAAGCTAGAG ATGATGATTGTGAGGAATACTTCGTTGTATGGGAAGAATATTCAGATGTTTGGTTGGAGCATCTAA